The Colwellia sp. M166 genome segment TTTTTTGCACACAGACCATGACAGTTATTCTAGTAGTGAACAGGCCATTGCCTTTGTTCGCCACGGCTGGACTAACCCCGGTTTATTGCTGCCACGCAGTGATATGCAGTCAGTAGCTTATCAATTGAACGACAAGTTACTAGAGCGTGTGCACTTTAATTTTGTTGATGCCGTCTTAGGCGAAGAGCCGAAAGTAAGGCCTTTGATTTCGCAAGTAGAAAAGTTAGATTTTGAATTTTATGATGGTAAAAAATGGCAGAAAACCTTACAAGAAAATACGCTGCCTATGGCAATTGCTATTGAATTAGATACCACAGATTATGGTATTATTCGTCGTCAATTTCTCGTAGCAGGTGATGGCTTACAAGAAAAGGAGGTCGATCGTGATTAGCCGCCTTAACACTAAGCGTTCATCTAAAGGGGTAGCATTAATTACCGTTATGTTAATTGTGGCGTTAATTGCTATTTTAGCAACACAAATGACCGCGCGTTTACAATTACAAATGCAACGTACCAGCAATTTAGCTTCAAACCAGCAAGCCTATTGGTATGCTATGGGCGCTGAAGCCTTTGCGAAAAGAATTTTAGCCCAGTCATTTGAAGATAATGAAGAGGTTACACATTTGGGACAGATGTGGGCGCAAGGAGAAAGCACTTTTCCTGTCGACTTTGGGCAAATAACCGGTGAGATAACCGATTTACACAGTTGCTTTAATTTAAATGCTTTGCGTGCCGATGATGATAACGGTAATACCAGCGGTAATGGCAATGATACTAGCGCTAAATCTTCTGCCCGACTTGCTTTTGAAGAACTGCTAATCGCATTAAGTATTGAAGGCGTTGGTAATTTTGAAGCAGAATATATGGCAGATGCTTTAACCGATTGGCTCGATGCTAATAGCAGTATATCAAGTTCAGGAGGGGCAGAGGATAGTGATTATGCCGCGAAAGAATTTCCGTATTTAGCGGCTAATAATTACTTGGCAAGCTTAGGTGAGTTAAGAGTTATTGAGCATTTCACTATTGCCGTGATCAATAAACTCAAAGACTATGCCTGCGTGTTACCCAATAGTAATCTTAATAAGGTTAACCTCAACACTATAGCAGTGGATAAACCTGAAATACTTGTCGCTATGTTAGGGATAAGTCAAAATGACGCGGTGCAAGCATTGTCTGCCCGCGAAGAAGAAGGTTTTAGTAGTGTAGCTGACTTTTTTGCTTTGCCTGAGTTAAGTAAAGCGAAAATTCCACCAGAAAAACAGCAACAATTTACGGTTAAAAGTGAGTATTTTAAACTTAAAACAACAGCAAGTTTTAATCATAGTTATTTCGCTTTGAATACCATTATGAAAGTAGAAAATAAAAATAATATAAGTGTGATCAGTCGCATCATAGGACGAGAATAATGGGTGAAACGTTATTTATCCGTTTAGGCAGTCAAGCTGAGAATAGAATTCATTGGCTGATTAAAACTAACGGACAAGAAGAAATTATTGCAAGTGGTGAATTACCTAATGCAAAAGCGCTAGCGCAGTTAGCTGAAAAGTCGTTATCAAGAGACGTTATTACATTTGTTCCGGCCAGTGATGTCGCGATCAAAAGTTTGACGGTGCCGGGTTCATCGCAACGGGCTATTCGTTTAGCAGCACCATACATGTTGGAAGAAGAACTAGCACAAGATGTAGAACAACTGTTTTTTGCCTTTAGTGACCTCAAACATGATGAACAGGGCCATAATTGCTTTTTAGCTGCGCTTGAGCGTGAACAATTAGTACAGTGGCAGCAATGGTTAGCTAACGCAGGTATTTTCTGTAAAGTTATTATTCCTGATGCGTTGGCACTACCTAATGATAAAGAAAGTTGTCATGCTGTAATGCTTGGCGAGCAAGTGTTGTTAAGGCTTAGTACATGGCATGTTATGGCATTTGAAGCTAATGCTTGGCCTATTGTTGCTAATCAATTTACTGGTATCGATGAAGGTGCACATACTATATTAGCTTATTCTTCTTTGTCACAAGTGCCGGCAGAGTTAAATGTTGAATACTTACCTGAAGAGCTGCCGTTGGCTATTTTAGCCAATCATCATTCACGTAAATTCAACTTGTTACAAGGTGAGTTGCAAGTAAAAGAAAAGCGTTCAGCAACCAGTATGAGTTGGCTATGGGTGGCCGGTATTGCTTGCTGCGCATTGTTGCTTAACTTTACCCTTAAAGGCGTTGAACTTTATCAGTTATCTCAACAACAGTCGGCCATTGAAAAAAATATTATCGCTAACTATAAAAGCGCATTTCCTGAGGCAAAGCGAGTTAAGGTGTCAACTATTCGTTCACTGCTACGACAAAAATTAGCTGAAGTTGGTGATAGCGAAGAGTCTGCAGGCTTTTTACCATTATTAGTCAAGCTTGAGCCTGCCTTAGCAAGCGTACCGGAAATAAAGCCACAAACACTGAAGTTTGACGGTAAGCGTCAAGAAGTACGTATGCAAACGGTTGCTAAAGATTATCAGTATTTCGAAAAGTTAAAAGTAGCACTTGAAAAAGCGGGTTTAAGCGTGAATTTAGGGGCACAAAATAACCAGGGTGAACAAATTTCTGGCTCGTTCAGTATCACCGATACATCTGCTAAGGGGCGCTCATGAAAACTTGGTGGCAACAGTTAAACCTCCGTGAGCAGCGTTTGGTGATGGTGATGGCTGCGACTATTTCAATATTTATTTTATATGGCCTAATTTGGCAACCATTGAATGAAAATATCGCCAGTAGTAAATTAAAAATTGAAATTGAACGTCAACAGGCTTTATTGTCTTGGGTTGAAGACAACACTAAACGCTATAAACAAGCAAAATTAAGCAGTGGTAGCCGTAGTGGTGCCAGCTTATCGAGTATCGTTAATCGTACTTCAAGGCAAAACGATATAATCATTACTCGCATGCAGCCTCAAGCTGATGATTTACAGGTCTGGATTGATGAAATATCGTTTAACCAGTTATTAACTTGGTTAGAGCAATTAGCCAGTAGAGAAGGCCTGCGAGTGAAAAATATTGATTTGAGTTTAGCGGATGAACAAGGCGTGGTACGTGTTCGTCGATTACAGTTAGGAAAGAGTTAATGAAAAAAACGTTTGCTTACAGCGCCATTTTTTTCGCTTTTTATAGCGTGTTTGTTATTGCCTTAATGCCTGCGAGTTGGTTAATGACGCAAATTAAATTGCCGGCTAATGTTTCGGTAGCGGCGGTAGAAGGTACCATTTGGCGTGCCAGTGTCAAACAAGTCATGATTGATGATGTGGTGATTAGCAAAGTACAAAGTGCTCTGTCATTAATGTCGGTACTCATGCTAGATCCTAAATTGGAGGTTACTTTTGGCGATCCACTGATTAATGGCCCAGAAGGTCAGCTAACCATTAGTGGTTTACGCTCTGATATAACCATTAATGATGCACAACTTTCGCTTGCAGCTAATACTGTTGTTGCACGCCTTAATTTGCCGATAGACATTATTGCCCATGAGCAGTTAACACTGAATGTTGATCGCTTTGTGATGGGCTCCCCTATTTGTGGTGAATTACAAGGTGAGCTTGAATGGCGCGATGCTGCTGTTTCGGCATTTGATGAAAAAGTTAAACTTGGTAAGCTTTCGGCAGCATTGAGTTGTGATAAAGGCGAATTGATTGCCGAGATAGCACCTAATAATGATCTAGGCTTGAGCTATAATGCACAACTAAAGCAAGGCGGTCGCTTTGCTGGTAGTGGATACTTAACACCAGGGGAAAAATTTCCTAAGCAATTAAGAGAAGCGTTAAGCTTTTTAGGTAAGCCTGATAGAAAAGGCCGTTATCGTTTAAAGCTATAGCGCTTAATTTAACCTCAGTTCGGATTGGTGGGCTTTATAACCTGTTGATTCATAGTGTTATTCGTTGAATTATTCACGATATTTTTTAAGTAAAAGATGAAAAAAAGCGCAATGATGGAATTTAGGCGCTTAGCAAGGAATTTTTACAAACCAATAGCGAGCTATTGGGCGTAAAAATAACGCTGATAGGCGTTTAAATAGCATTGTTGGGTAAAGTAGCTTAACCCGAAGTGGGGTTAATTTATATTCAACTCACTTTTCGTGTTCCTAGGGATTGTTTCGCTAAGTGAGTTCACCTGCTCGGGTTAGTTCTGAGCCGTTGCCTTTATTTCTGCTAGAAATTCACTGTAATCGATAATTGCGGGATATTCATTAATCACACGACTGTCTTGTTGGCTATCAGGGTTTGCCACCGCCAATAAATGTTCAAAGCCATACTTTTTAGCTGAATTGAGTATAGTGATATTATCATCAACAAAAAGTGTATTCTCTAAAATAAAGCCATGCTTTTCTTGTAGTCGTTGCCATAACAGTTGAGACTCTTTCGTAACACCAAACTCATGCGTAGAGTAAAGCGTATCAAAGTATTTGTCTAATTGAGTACGTTCGATTTTGAGTGCTAAGCTAGCAGGATGAGCGTTCGTCACGAGTACAATGTCACGGCCTGAAGATTTGAGTGCACAAAGAAAGTCATGGGCATCACTGCGTAACTGAATTAAATGTTGCACCTCTCGCTTTAAGTCAGTAATAGATAGTTGCGTTTGCTCGGCCCAATAATCTAAGCAATACCAGTCTATTGTGCCCTCAACTCTTTGGTAATGCTCAAGGAGTAATTTTTTAGCTTCAGCTAAATTTACGCTATGCAGTTCACTGTAACGTTGGGGTAGATGATGCAACCAAAAATGATTATCAAAATGTAAATCGAGAATAGTCCCATCCATATCGAGTAAAACAGTTGAGATTTTTGACCAATCAAGCATAGATTTTTCCCTAGAAACACGTTTATTATAGGATTATACCGAAGAGATTTGACTATGTATTCAAGGTTATCGTGCTATGGTTAAACTTTAGCTTTTACTTTAATGCATTCTTTTACTAAGTTGCTGCAATAAAGGGCGTTATGACAACAAAAAAAGTACTACCGCAAATTACTGCACGTAAGCAAGTAGCGAAAAGTCGCTTATTTGCTATAGAACAAATTGACCTCACTTTCAGCAATGGTGTCGAACGTGAATACGAGCGTATGCCAGGCGCGGGTCGAGGGGCTGTGATGATCGTTCCTATGCTTGATCAACATAGCATGCTGTTGGTGCGAGAATATTGTGCCGGTACTCATAGCTATGAGTTAGGTTTTCCAAAAGGTTTGATTGATGCTGGCGAAAGCGCTGCCGAAGCAGCAAATAGAGAGCTGAAAGAAGAAATTGGTTATGGCGCTGAAAACTTAACGTTTATTCAGACCGTTGCGATGGCCCCCGCATTTTTTGATGCACAAATGACTATTTTTATAGCGGATCAACTTTATGCTGAAAAACTGGAGGGTGACGAACCTGAAGCTTTAGAGGTCGTGTCTTGGTCATTAGCTGATTATCGACAGTTATTACAGCAACCAGACTTTAATGAGGCTCGAAGCCTTGCCGCATTGTTATTAGTTAAAGATCACTTGGGAGGTATTTAATGAGCCCGGAAATGTTATTGTCTGTGGCACTGGAAAGTGCAAAAAAAGCAGGACAAGAAGTCAGTCGCCACTATAAAAATGGTGATTACACCGCTGAAATAAAAGCCGATAATAGCCCAGTGACAAGCGCTGATATTGCCGCTAATGATGTTTTAATGGACGTACTGAAAACTCTCACGCCAGATATTCCTATTATTTCTGAAGAAGTTGGCGCTTTAGCACTTACAGAGCGTAGTAAGTGGTCGCGCTATTGGTTATTAGACCCGATTGATGGTACCGGTGAGTTTATTATTGGCAGTGGTGATTTTGCGGTTAATGTTGCCTTGGTGGAAAATGGTTGGCCGAGCATTGGGGTTATTCATGCTCCAGATCACCATCTAACCTATTACGGACAAAATAACTTAGGTGCTTTTAAAGAAGATAATGTCGCGAGTCATAGGATACAAGTGGCAGAATATGATGGTAAACGTCGGATCAAAGTTGCAATAAGCCGCCGACAAGATATTAACTTAATGGGCCAATATTTAAATGACGACTATGGCTATGATCGCGTTGCTTTAGGGAGTTGCTCGTTAAAGAACTGTTTAATTGCCGAAGGTGGCGCTGATTGTTACTTACGTGTCGGACCAACAGGTGAATGGGATACTGGTGCAAGCCATTGTATTATTGAACAAGCCGGTGGCAGTATTATTGATAGTGAATTTAATCCCTTAACCTATAATCAACGTGAAACGTTAATGCAGCCTGACTTTTTGTCTTTAGGGAGCAAAAATATTCCTTGGCATGATATTATTAAACCACATAGAGCTACACGCTTAATTAAATAACCTTAGGCACTGACATATCTCCCCTGACACTGCTTGTTGAAGTATCATGGGATATTGTGAGTTGCGTACATCAAAAAAATGGAGTGCTCAATGCGCCAAACAACTTTAATTTTAATAACTTTACTGGCGAGTATCATGACGAGTTTACCTGTGTTAGCAGCATGGCAACTCGATAATGAAAAGTCGCAGTTAACCTTTATGTCAGTGAAAAAATCAATGATTGCAGAAAATCATCATTTCTCAACGCTTGCCGGTAATATTGATGAGAAAGCACAGGTTAATATTAATGTCGACTTAGCTAGTGTTAACACTAATATTGTCATTCGTGATGAGCGCATGAAACAATTTGTCTTTGAAAGCAATAAATACGCTTCTGCAACGTTTAGTGCTCAGCTTGATAATACTATGCTTGCAGCCTTAAAAACGGGCGACGTTAAACAGTTAACCGTCGATGGACAAATAGACTTTCATGGCCAACAGCAAGCTGTCAGCATTAATGTCAATGTGATTAAATTGACTGAAAAACAAATGTTAGTGCATACAAGCCAACCATTTTTTATCAAAGCGGAGGCTTTTTCGCTGGTGGCTGGTATTAATAAATTAAAAGAGTTAGCCTCGTTACCGAGCATTGACTATGTTGTACCGGTCAGTTTTTCGGTGACATTTGTTCGCTAAGTTTGTTTTTATTGAATTTATAAAGGTACTGCTTCAGTGCCTTTTTTATTCTATTATTTCTTCACTGCCTTCATTAAATTGCGCTGCGGGAAGAATATTCACCGTTTCATGTAATTCAGAATAAACCAATAGTGCGGAGCCTTGTTTTAGTTGCTGATGAACTTGGCTTATTTTGTCAGTCAGAGAAACATCTTCACTGCCATATTCAGTACCTTCTCTTAGCACAAAGTTCTCGATGATGGCGTTTAAGGTCTCGGTAGGTAATTGATCTAAGGCAATAATCATAAGTATCTCGTGAAAAACTCTGGAATGCGTTGTTCAAGCCAAAATTTAGGCTTGAATGGATTACTACCGCTAATAAAGCCAACATGACCGCCACGGGCACTTATTTCAAAGGTCATCTGCTGCGGTAGCATAGTGATAGCCGTGGTATTTTTATCACATAAAAAAGGATCATCGCTGGCATGAATGATCAAACAGGGTGCGGCGATGTCTTTAAGCACATCTCTGCCACTTGAGCGTTGATAATAGTCATTCGCATCTGCAAAGCCATTGATAGGAGCGGTAATCATTTGATCAAAATCTCGAATTGATCGAATATGTTGTAAACTTTTTATATCAACACTATTCAGCAATTTAGCATCTATTTTTTTTATCGTACTGGCTTTGAGCATATCAACCAGATATTTTTGATAGACGCGAGAAAATCCTTGGTTAATTCGGTCGCAGCAGCTTGATAGGTCAAGTGGAGCACAAATAACACAAGCTGCTTGATAAGTCGTTTGTTTTTGTTCTGCTAAGTATTTTGTTAAAACGTTGCCACCTAATGAAAAGCCGACAATGGCTTTTTTCGCCTCTGGGTAATACTTAGCAAGGTGTTGGCTAAAATAGTCAACATCACAGGTTTGACCGCTATGATAAGATTTTGCCATACGGTTAGGTCGGCCGCTACAGCCACGAAAATGCATCAATACTCCTACCCAACCTTGCGCTTTAATTGCTGATAACATGCCCTTAGCGTAATGGCTATTTTTTGAGCCTTCTAAACCGTGTAAAACCGCAACAATCGGGCGAGTACATGCCGAGTTCACTTTTTCAGTCCAAGCTAAGTCAATAAAGTCACCGTCGGGTAACTCTAAGGTTTCATCGGTTGTAGTAATATTATGATGACGCCTAAAAAATTTAGCGGCAACAGTTTGCAGGTGAGGATTTTTGAGCCACCAAGCAGGGCTGAAAGAGCTTTTGGTAAACATAATGCGGTAATAGTAAATAATACAAAAAGTTATTGTACGTTAAAAGTACGCTAATGCCCATAAGTGCTATTTATACCAAATTGATTAAGTTCTTTCCCACTCAGCGAGAATTAAAAGGCTTAGCGGCACAGGTTCATAGTTCCAGACTGAACCTAAGTACCTACATCCATGCAAGGCATTGATTGAAGATAAGGGTTATTCTCGACAACTGCTCCTGCGTTGTTCTAATGACTTACATCGCTGTGAGCTCCTTGTCAAAATCAATAACGCAGTATGTAAACCTTTTAAACTCGAGCTCTAGGAGCTTTCTCGATATTCACTAACATCGTTAAATTTATTTAATGTAGAGTGACTAAACCGAAACAAATTCGCCTTGTTTTTGCACATCGAGAAGCGTTCTGAATTGGGAAGAAATTTAATCAAATTGGTATTAGTAGAAAAAACGATTTTGTATCAACAAGATGTTTTATGAAGTTAAATTAAACATTTTGTTCAATAGTATCGTTCTATCCGGCCTCGAAATATTGTAATGGCTTATTGTTAGCGCCCAGTTTGCGGCTCGATGACGAGATATTTATCTCGTCACAAGTGCTTATCACTGGTATTTAAGCAACAATATTATTTAGCTGCAGGCAATAAACTACTGCTTATCTTCACTAATGTGCTTTGCAAAGTAATAAATATAAAAGCCACCAATACCTAACAGAACAGCTAAGCCAATAAAAGAAATCAGTACAATAGGGTCGTTGAGTAGCATATCTAAAATGTTCATAACTTACTCCAAAAGATATTAAAATGGTTAATAGGGTAGATAACCATTGTAAATAATAACCCTACTTTATTTGTTGATTTAGATCACTATCATCGTCAGTTTATCTACTGAATCTCTTTGTTATATCGATAAGTTTTTTCATTTAAATCAATATCTCCAAGGCAAAGGGAATAATCAATATGGTTGCTATGGTGTCGGTAATGCGTTGACAGAGTGAATGTTTTGTTGCTTTCATTTTTAGCTCAAAGCAAGGTCTTAATACATTGATGCGTTTAATAACTTCATAGCTGAGTAAGCATGCAATGAAGGTGATTAATATCAAAATAGAGGCCTCTAGCGCAGCACCTAAATTAAACCACGTCACGTATATACCCTACGCGTGCGACATTGACACAGTTAAGTGAGCAGATAGAGGCTAAGGGTTTTTGTCGTATTCATCGCTCGCATGCGATCAATCTAAATTATGTTGAGTCAATCACCCCGTTAAGCTCTGGTGATAGCGAGGTTGAATTAACCAATGGAAAAAGCTTAAATTTATCTCGACGTTATAAAGAAAACTTCAAAGCTCGACTTGTATAACCGAAAAAGTAACCTTACGGGCTGTTAAGTGAAGGTTACTTATTATAGTCATAGCCCCTTGGCTTGCCTTGAAAAAGCGTCAATCTTTGTTGCTTAATATGTATTTGGAGCAAGCAAACATTATATGAAGCGCCTTAATTGCCAACTTTTTCAAGTGCAACATAGCTATAAAGTGAAAGATCAATAGCCCCTAAAGATCTTGGTTTTAAAGAAACCTTCTTAGTTTTAATTCTCGTTGCTCGATGATTTTACGGTGAATGGTGTCAGCTTTTTCTCGTGCAGTTTTAATTTGCTCTACAGATAATTTATACTCGTCCATATCACGACTTTTTTCCGCCGCACGATAGCCATTTTTAGCGGCAATAATATTCCAAATGTATGACATTTCGGTACTTTGAGGAAGCCCTTTACCTTCAAAGTACATTAACGCTAGGTTAAATTGCGCCAAGGCATAGTTTTGATCGGCGGCTTTTTGATACCAGCGCGAGGCTTGTAGGTAATTCCGCTCTATGCCATTGCCGTTGTAGAGCATTACGCCGAGATTAAATTGCGCACGAGGTAGATCTTTATTAGCTGCTTTTTCCATTAAGGCATAAGCAGTTTTTAGATCTTGTTTAGTCACTTCACCTTCGCTATAAAGTAAAGAAAGGTCGAATAAAGCATCAGGATAATTTTGCGCGGCGGCTAAATTAAATAATTCGAGTGCTTTTTTAGCATTTTTAATCACGCCATAACCGTTCAAATAAATTAACCCCATTTGATATTGTGCTGGTGCATATTGCTCAGCAACTAAAGGTTCAAATTCGGCAATCGCTGCTCTAAATTCACCACGGTTTAGCTCATATATGCCTTGATCTAGATCGGCACTGTACGCCGAGCTTTGAGCGAATAGCGCAATACTAAGTGCAAGTAAGATTAATTTTTTCATTATCATGTCCTATAGTCTGATGTTGTCATGATGAGATAGCGTGACAACTTAATATGCTGCGATAATTTAAGTGTAGCAACAAAACGTATTATGCTTGTGACATTATCTCTTCAATTTGTTCTTCAAGCTCAAGCCACTGCATTTCATTTTCTTCTAACGTTTGCTTAAGCTTAGCTTGATGCTTTAGTAGCTCAGTGAGTTTGCTTTTATGCTCTGCTTGATAAACATCACTATTGGCTAATTGAGCTTCAACGTCAGTTAATTCATCTTGTGCTTTTTGTACTATTTTTTCAAACTTATCTGCTTGTTTACGTAGTGGTGAGGCCTTTTTACGTAATTCAGCTTGTTCTTTGCGTTGTTGCTTTTTGTCTATTTGTGGCTCGCTGACAATTTTATTTGCTTTGACTGATTGTTTTTTATCATCATTTAACCATTGTTGATAATCATCAATGTCACCATCAAAATCTGTTACATGGCCATTAGCAACCAAGTAAAACTCATCAACACATGACTCTAATAAATATCTATCATGGGCAATAAGAATGATCGCACCGTCAAAGTCTTGTAAAGCTAACACTAAGGCCTGGCGCATTTCTAAGTCGAGATGGTTAGTGGGTTCATCGAGCAGAAGCAGCTGTGGTTTTTCTAAGACGATAAGTGCTAATACTAAACGCGCTTTCTCGCCACCAGACATAGTGCCAACTTTATCTAATGCTTGGTCGCCACTAAAGCCAAAGCGGCCTAAGAACGATCGAGCTT includes the following:
- the gspJ gene encoding type II secretion system minor pseudopilin GspJ, which gives rise to MTPLSINPNTCQQKLHLARSKTQGFTLLEVLIAIAIFAVISMASFSIFETVLNSDTVTKERTDRINELQRGFLMIERDMLQIARRSIRLNGEAPQTGFLHTDHDSYSSSEQAIAFVRHGWTNPGLLLPRSDMQSVAYQLNDKLLERVHFNFVDAVLGEEPKVRPLISQVEKLDFEFYDGKKWQKTLQENTLPMAIAIELDTTDYGIIRRQFLVAGDGLQEKEVDRD
- the gspK gene encoding type II secretion system minor pseudopilin GspK; this encodes MISRLNTKRSSKGVALITVMLIVALIAILATQMTARLQLQMQRTSNLASNQQAYWYAMGAEAFAKRILAQSFEDNEEVTHLGQMWAQGESTFPVDFGQITGEITDLHSCFNLNALRADDDNGNTSGNGNDTSAKSSARLAFEELLIALSIEGVGNFEAEYMADALTDWLDANSSISSSGGAEDSDYAAKEFPYLAANNYLASLGELRVIEHFTIAVINKLKDYACVLPNSNLNKVNLNTIAVDKPEILVAMLGISQNDAVQALSAREEEGFSSVADFFALPELSKAKIPPEKQQQFTVKSEYFKLKTTASFNHSYFALNTIMKVENKNNISVISRIIGRE
- the gspL gene encoding type II secretion system protein GspL, with product MGETLFIRLGSQAENRIHWLIKTNGQEEIIASGELPNAKALAQLAEKSLSRDVITFVPASDVAIKSLTVPGSSQRAIRLAAPYMLEEELAQDVEQLFFAFSDLKHDEQGHNCFLAALEREQLVQWQQWLANAGIFCKVIIPDALALPNDKESCHAVMLGEQVLLRLSTWHVMAFEANAWPIVANQFTGIDEGAHTILAYSSLSQVPAELNVEYLPEELPLAILANHHSRKFNLLQGELQVKEKRSATSMSWLWVAGIACCALLLNFTLKGVELYQLSQQQSAIEKNIIANYKSAFPEAKRVKVSTIRSLLRQKLAEVGDSEESAGFLPLLVKLEPALASVPEIKPQTLKFDGKRQEVRMQTVAKDYQYFEKLKVALEKAGLSVNLGAQNNQGEQISGSFSITDTSAKGRS
- a CDS encoding type II secretion system protein M; this translates as MKTWWQQLNLREQRLVMVMAATISIFILYGLIWQPLNENIASSKLKIEIERQQALLSWVEDNTKRYKQAKLSSGSRSGASLSSIVNRTSRQNDIIITRMQPQADDLQVWIDEISFNQLLTWLEQLASREGLRVKNIDLSLADEQGVVRVRRLQLGKS
- a CDS encoding type II secretion system protein N — protein: MKKTFAYSAIFFAFYSVFVIALMPASWLMTQIKLPANVSVAAVEGTIWRASVKQVMIDDVVISKVQSALSLMSVLMLDPKLEVTFGDPLINGPEGQLTISGLRSDITINDAQLSLAANTVVARLNLPIDIIAHEQLTLNVDRFVMGSPICGELQGELEWRDAAVSAFDEKVKLGKLSAALSCDKGELIAEIAPNNDLGLSYNAQLKQGGRFAGSGYLTPGEKFPKQLREALSFLGKPDRKGRYRLKL
- the yrfG gene encoding GMP/IMP nucleotidase; translated protein: MLDWSKISTVLLDMDGTILDLHFDNHFWLHHLPQRYSELHSVNLAEAKKLLLEHYQRVEGTIDWYCLDYWAEQTQLSITDLKREVQHLIQLRSDAHDFLCALKSSGRDIVLVTNAHPASLALKIERTQLDKYFDTLYSTHEFGVTKESQLLWQRLQEKHGFILENTLFVDDNITILNSAKKYGFEHLLAVANPDSQQDSRVINEYPAIIDYSEFLAEIKATAQN
- the nudE gene encoding ADP compounds hydrolase NudE, translating into MTTKKVLPQITARKQVAKSRLFAIEQIDLTFSNGVEREYERMPGAGRGAVMIVPMLDQHSMLLVREYCAGTHSYELGFPKGLIDAGESAAEAANRELKEEIGYGAENLTFIQTVAMAPAFFDAQMTIFIADQLYAEKLEGDEPEALEVVSWSLADYRQLLQQPDFNEARSLAALLLVKDHLGGI
- the cysQ gene encoding 3'(2'),5'-bisphosphate nucleotidase CysQ, which gives rise to MSPEMLLSVALESAKKAGQEVSRHYKNGDYTAEIKADNSPVTSADIAANDVLMDVLKTLTPDIPIISEEVGALALTERSKWSRYWLLDPIDGTGEFIIGSGDFAVNVALVENGWPSIGVIHAPDHHLTYYGQNNLGAFKEDNVASHRIQVAEYDGKRRIKVAISRRQDINLMGQYLNDDYGYDRVALGSCSLKNCLIAEGGADCYLRVGPTGEWDTGASHCIIEQAGGSIIDSEFNPLTYNQRETLMQPDFLSLGSKNIPWHDIIKPHRATRLIK
- a CDS encoding YceI family protein produces the protein MRQTTLILITLLASIMTSLPVLAAWQLDNEKSQLTFMSVKKSMIAENHHFSTLAGNIDEKAQVNINVDLASVNTNIVIRDERMKQFVFESNKYASATFSAQLDNTMLAALKTGDVKQLTVDGQIDFHGQQQAVSINVNVIKLTEKQMLVHTSQPFFIKAEAFSLVAGINKLKELASLPSIDYVVPVSFSVTFVR
- a CDS encoding YheU family protein, with protein sequence MIIALDQLPTETLNAIIENFVLREGTEYGSEDVSLTDKISQVHQQLKQGSALLVYSELHETVNILPAAQFNEGSEEIIE
- a CDS encoding hydrolase, with the translated sequence MFTKSSFSPAWWLKNPHLQTVAAKFFRRHHNITTTDETLELPDGDFIDLAWTEKVNSACTRPIVAVLHGLEGSKNSHYAKGMLSAIKAQGWVGVLMHFRGCSGRPNRMAKSYHSGQTCDVDYFSQHLAKYYPEAKKAIVGFSLGGNVLTKYLAEQKQTTYQAACVICAPLDLSSCCDRINQGFSRVYQKYLVDMLKASTIKKIDAKLLNSVDIKSLQHIRSIRDFDQMITAPINGFADANDYYQRSSGRDVLKDIAAPCLIIHASDDPFLCDKNTTAITMLPQQMTFEISARGGHVGFISGSNPFKPKFWLEQRIPEFFTRYL
- a CDS encoding DUF3149 domain-containing protein; the protein is MNILDMLLNDPIVLISFIGLAVLLGIGGFYIYYFAKHISEDKQ
- a CDS encoding tetratricopeptide repeat protein, producing MKKLILLALSIALFAQSSAYSADLDQGIYELNRGEFRAAIAEFEPLVAEQYAPAQYQMGLIYLNGYGVIKNAKKALELFNLAAAQNYPDALFDLSLLYSEGEVTKQDLKTAYALMEKAANKDLPRAQFNLGVMLYNGNGIERNYLQASRWYQKAADQNYALAQFNLALMYFEGKGLPQSTEMSYIWNIIAAKNGYRAAEKSRDMDEYKLSVEQIKTAREKADTIHRKIIEQRELKLRRFL